The Plantactinospora sp. KBS50 sequence GTCCGCCGCACCGGCGGCCACCCCTTGCCGCGGCAGGCCGCGGCGGGTCAGAGGCCGAACGGGTCGGGCCGGCGGCGCAGCAGCTCCAGCAGCGTCTGCTGGATCGTCTCGCGGACCTGGTCGGCCAGGTTGAACACCACCAGCGGGTCGTCCGCCTGGTCGGTGAGGTGCGCCGTCGGGATCGGCGCGCAGAACTGGATCAGCCACTTGCTCGGCAGCGGGATCATCCCGATCGGACCCAGCCACGGGAAGGTCGGGGTGAGCGGGAAATAGGGCAGCTTCAGCAACCGGGCCAGCGGCTTGATGTCGGCGAGCATCGGGTACGTCTCCTCCGCGCCGACGATCGCGGCGGGCACGATCGGCGTACCGGTGCGCAGCGCCGCCGAGACGAACCCGCCCCGGCCGAACCGCTGCAACTTGTACCGCTCGTTGTAGAGCTTGCCGATGCCCTTGAAGCCCTCGGGGAACACCCCGACCAGTTCACCCAGGTCGAGCAGGCGTTCGGCGTCCGTGTTGCAGGCCACCGTGCCGCCGGACTTGCGGGCCAGTTCGGAGACCACCGGCATCCGGAAGACCAGGTCGGCGCCGAGAAGCCGCAGGTGCCGGTGCGCCGGATGGTGGTCGTGCACCACGGTCGACAGGATCAGCGCGTCCAGCGCCACCGTCCCCGAGTGGTTGCCCACCACCAGACCGGGACCGTCCACGGGCAGGTTCTCCACGCCCCGGATCTCGGTGCGGAACCAGTCCCGGTAGAGCCTGCGGAGCAGCGGATGGAAGAGCTGGTCGGTCAGCTCCGGGTCGAAGCCGAACTCGTCCACCTCGTACTGTCCGGACAGCCGGCGGCGCAGGAAGGCCAGTGCCCCCGCGACCCGGCGGTCCCACACGTCGGCCGGGCCGTCGGCCACCGCCGGCCCGGGTGCGGGTCGCGACCCGTTCCCGCCCGGTACGGCGGTCCGGTGCCCGTTGCGCTCCGCCGGCGGCTCCGCGGCACGCCCGTTCACCCGTCCGTTCATCGGCTCACCATGCCGTCCCGCCGGCCCGAGGCGCGCACCTGCCGGACCCCGTCCAGGATGGCCTGCTCCGCCAGCGCCAGCCGGTCCCGGCTGACCAGCATGCCGCCGCGGTGGGCGCGGATGAAGTCGTCGAACGCCTCCGCCGTGCCGCGCGGGGTGAAGCCGAACTCGCTGGCCAACCGGCGGGTGTCCACCACCCGGCCGTGCACGATCAGATCCACCTGGTCCAGCCCGTACCGGCCGAACCCGAGCACCCGGGCCAGCCCGGCGGCGCCGGACAGGCCGGGTTCCAGCACCGGTACGGCGATCCGGCCGGCCCGCCGGATGGCCTGGGAGAGCGTGAGCACCCCCGCACCGGCCACGTTGAAGGTGCCGGGGTGGTCCTGCACCACGGAACGGTGCAGCACCTCCAGCGCGTCCTCGATGTGCACGAACTGGAGGCGGGGGTCACGCCCGAAGACCGTGGGTACGACGGGTTGGGCGAAGTACCGGGTCAGCGTGGTGTCCGCCGCCGAGCCGATGAACGGGGCGAACCGGAGCACCGTGGCGGTCACCTCGGGACGGCGGCGACGGAAGCCGCGCACGTACCCCTCGATGTCGAGGATGTCCCGGGCGAAACCGCCGCGCGGCACCTCGCGCGGCTCGGTGTCCTCGGTGAAGACGGCCGGATCGCGGAACGACGCGCCGTACGCCGCGGTGGACGACCGGATGACGAGCTTGCGCAGCCGGGGCGCTCGCTGGCAGGCCGCCAGCAGCTGCATCGTGCCGATCACGTTCTGGTCCTTCATGGCCGACCGGCCGCCCTGCTGCTTGTCCGGGGCGGTCACCAGGGCCAGGTGTACGACGGAGGCGGCGTCCAGGTCGGCGATCACGCTGCTGACCGTGCCGGCGTCCCCGCGGACCCGCTCCACCCCGTCCAGCAGCGGCGCCAGCTCGGGCGGGGGATCCACCGGGTCCAGCCCGACCACGTGCTCGACGGCCGGATCCGCCACGAGCCGGGCGGCCACGTGGGCGCCGAGATAGCGGCTGACCCCGGTCACCACGACGACCCCCGGCACACCTGCGGTGTCGCCGAGGGTCATGGTGCGCTTCCCACCGGCATCGCCGAAGGATGCCCGGCCAGCCGGGAGCTGATCACCGCGAGCCTCCGAGGATCGACGGGCGCCCGGCGCCTGCGTTGGCCGGGCCGAGGCCCGGCCAACGGGTCACTTGCCGAGACGGCGACGCTGGACGCGGGTCTTGCGCAGCAGCTTGCGGTGCTTCTTCTTAGCCATGCGCTTGCGGCGCTTCTTGACCACCGAGCCCATACGACAGCCCTTCTGATGCAATCTGCGGAACGGGCCGGGACCACCGTCGGTGGCCCGGAAACCGAGCTGGACAGGAACCGGACCTGGCTGGCGGGCGGCACGGCGCACCGGAGTGAGGTCACGGTCGCGATCCAGGGTAGCCGCCGGCCTCGATCAAGGCCAACGCGGCCCCCGGCCGACGTGACGTTCCGCGAAGCGCGGGGCCTAGGCGCTCTGTTGGAAGGCTCCGCGAAGATATTCATGAACGACGTGCTCCGGTACCCGGAAGGACCGGCCCACCCGGACGGCCGTCAGCTCGCCCGAATGCACCAGCCGATAGACCGTCATCTTGGAAACGCGCATCAGCGACGCCACCTCGGCCACGGTCAGGAACCTGACCTCCGACAGGCGACCGTCGGACTGTGGTGATCCCACCACGGCTCACCAACCCATCCCATCCCCGGCGCGCGCCCGGCGAGTGACGACCGTCTCCGTCACGGCAGGCGACGCGCGTGTTACCAGTACGGTAGCGGGGCAACTGTGGCCGGCGCGATCCCTTCGGACTTTTGATCATGCAAGTTGCGTCAACGGGCGGACGTGACGGCGGTGGCGGACGCGATCGCGCGGGTGTCGTGCGGCGGCAGGCGGCTCGCGGTACGGCGTCGCGGCGGCTGCCGCGCGGACATCACCGCCGGCGCCGCCCCGCACGACTCCGGTGGCCACGGCGGTGTCGCCGCGACCACCGGACGCCCGCCCGCCCGCTTCTGGCACACGGGACCGGACATCGCGCTGGGAGCGGCCTCAACTATCTCAGGTGGCCGCCCGGGTGACGGAATCGGCCGATCCGGCACGATGCGGTCGCCGCTGTCGCGCGGCCGGCGCCGACTCCCGCGCCGCCGGCCCCCGTACGGCCGATCCCTGCGCCGCCCGGTCCCGCGCCGCCGGTTCGGTCACGAACGCGGCGAACAGGTGCGTCCGGCTGAACGGGAGGGTCGTCTCGACAAACCGGGCGGCGGCCCAGGACCGGGCGGTCAGCATCCGGCTCAGCGGCGGCGCGAGCGACAGGCGCCGGGCCAGCACCGGCCGCAGCGGCTGGAAGTAGTCCCGCACCTCCCGCAGCGGCAGCCCCCGGACGTTCGGGTTCCGCGGGTTGCCGACCGCCATGTCGTACCAGACCAGCAGCCCACCCGGACGCAGCACGCGCAGCATCTCCCGGGCCGCGGCGACCCGGTACTCCCGGTCCACCATGCTGGACATGGCCAGGAACTGGTAGACGACGTCGAACGACCCGCTGGCCCAGGGCAGCCGCTGGCCGTCGTACGTGCGCAGGTCGGCCTCGGGGAAGTACTGCTGGCCCCGGCGGATCGCCGGCTCCCGCACGTCGGCGCCGGACAGCCGGGTCGGGTCGGCGCCCCAGGCCAGCCAGCGGCCCAGCCACCGGGCGTTGCCGCAGCCGAAGTCCAGCACCCGCAGCCGTTCCAGCCGGGCACCGAGACCGGCCACGTCCAGCGCCCGCAGGAACATCCGCTCGACCCCCTGGACCCGCTGCAGATAGCAGGGGTCCAGGTCGGAGTAGACCGGGTCGGTGTCGTACCCGCGGTCGTCGTAGATCCGGTTGAGTTCCGCCACGTCCTCTCGGCGCATGCTCACCTCCGCCGTACCGGCCGCGCCGCCGCGAGGCCCTCGATCATCCGTACGTATCCGGCCAGGCCGGTTCGTGCCTCGTAGTCCCGCTGGAAGAGCCGGCGCGCCCGCAGGCTCATCGCGGTCCGCTCGGCGGGGGTCATGGCCCGCATCCGGCGGATCGCGTCGGCCAACTCCGCCGGCCGGCCCGGGGTCGCGGCGAAGCCCACCCGCTCCGCCCGCACCACGTTCGCCACCTGCCCGGAC is a genomic window containing:
- a CDS encoding lysophospholipid acyltransferase family protein encodes the protein MNGRVNGRAAEPPAERNGHRTAVPGGNGSRPAPGPAVADGPADVWDRRVAGALAFLRRRLSGQYEVDEFGFDPELTDQLFHPLLRRLYRDWFRTEIRGVENLPVDGPGLVVGNHSGTVALDALILSTVVHDHHPAHRHLRLLGADLVFRMPVVSELARKSGGTVACNTDAERLLDLGELVGVFPEGFKGIGKLYNERYKLQRFGRGGFVSAALRTGTPIVPAAIVGAEETYPMLADIKPLARLLKLPYFPLTPTFPWLGPIGMIPLPSKWLIQFCAPIPTAHLTDQADDPLVVFNLADQVRETIQQTLLELLRRRPDPFGL
- a CDS encoding NAD-dependent epimerase/dehydratase family protein, with the translated sequence MTLGDTAGVPGVVVVTGVSRYLGAHVAARLVADPAVEHVVGLDPVDPPPELAPLLDGVERVRGDAGTVSSVIADLDAASVVHLALVTAPDKQQGGRSAMKDQNVIGTMQLLAACQRAPRLRKLVIRSSTAAYGASFRDPAVFTEDTEPREVPRGGFARDILDIEGYVRGFRRRRPEVTATVLRFAPFIGSAADTTLTRYFAQPVVPTVFGRDPRLQFVHIEDALEVLHRSVVQDHPGTFNVAGAGVLTLSQAIRRAGRIAVPVLEPGLSGAAGLARVLGFGRYGLDQVDLIVHGRVVDTRRLASEFGFTPRGTAEAFDDFIRAHRGGMLVSRDRLALAEQAILDGVRQVRASGRRDGMVSR
- a CDS encoding 30S ribosomal protein bS22; translated protein: MGSVVKKRRKRMAKKKHRKLLRKTRVQRRRLGK
- a CDS encoding helix-turn-helix domain-containing protein, translated to MGSPQSDGRLSEVRFLTVAEVASLMRVSKMTVYRLVHSGELTAVRVGRSFRVPEHVVHEYLRGAFQQSA
- a CDS encoding class I SAM-dependent methyltransferase, which encodes MRREDVAELNRIYDDRGYDTDPVYSDLDPCYLQRVQGVERMFLRALDVAGLGARLERLRVLDFGCGNARWLGRWLAWGADPTRLSGADVREPAIRRGQQYFPEADLRTYDGQRLPWASGSFDVVYQFLAMSSMVDREYRVAAAREMLRVLRPGGLLVWYDMAVGNPRNPNVRGLPLREVRDYFQPLRPVLARRLSLAPPLSRMLTARSWAAARFVETTLPFSRTHLFAAFVTEPAARDRAAQGSAVRGPAARESAPAARQRRPHRAGSADSVTRAAT